The nucleotide window CAACACCTCGTTCACGCGCGCCTGGGCCCGGGCCCGGTCGAGCTCCAGGTCGCTCATCACGAGCGTCTTTCGCCCGTCGGTCTGAATGAAAATGAAGGGATCGGGGGCCAGAAACCGGGTGGCGTAGTAGAGGTTCGAATCCAGCTCGCTGTTCGCGATCATCAGGACGGCCTGGTCGTTTTTCATCGCATGCTCCTTTCGGAGGGTATTATAAACGGCCGCGGAAAGTAATGCAATCTCCCGCCCGTCCTAAAAAGACCGGGCGGACCGACGGGACGGGGGATTGAAAAACCGCACCGAAGGATGTTTGAAGAACCCGATCAGGATCATCCCGGCCAGGAATCCCCCGATGTGCGCGAACCAGGCGACGCCGCCGGCGGAGCCCCCGCCGCCGACCGAGGCCGTGCCGCTGATCACCTGAAGGACGAACCAGAAAATCAGCACGACGCCGGCCGGCACGTACATCCGCCAGAAGAAGAATCCCAACGGGATCAGGACGAAGACGCGGGCCCGCGGGTAGAGCAACAGATATGCGCCGAGCACGCCCGATATGGCGCCGCTCGCGCCGATCATGGGCGCCGCCGAAGCGGGATCGGCCAGGGCGTGGCTCATCGCCGCGATCACCCCGCAGATCAGATAAAAAAACACGAAGCGGACGTGCCCCATCGCGTCCTCGATGTTGTTTCCGAAGATCCAGAGATAGAGCATGTTCCCGATCAGGTGCAGGAACCCCCCGTGCAGGAACATGCTGGTGATCAGGCTCAGGGCGGCGGGCACGGCCGTCACCCCGCGGGGCAGGGACGCTTCTCCAAAGATCACGCCCGGAATCGCCCCGTATTGGTAGACGAAGCGCTGCCCGGCCTGCGGACCCAGGGTCAGCTGGTAGAAAAAAACCAGGGTCGCGGCCGCAACGATGCCGATCATCGCAACGGGCGTCGTCTCGGTCGGATTGTCGTCATGAAGCGGGATCATCGCGCCGGCTCGAATGGAACGAACGATGGGGATAAGGTAGCGGATTGGATGGGACCCGTCAAGGGGCGGGGCCTTGCGATTTTTATCGGGCCGATTTAAGATAGCGCCATGCGTTTCTGGGAAAAACTTCGGGCCCGCCTTCAAGGCCGCCCCAAGTCCCCGCCCCGGGTGGCCCTCGTCCTCGGCGGCGGCGCGGCGCGGGGCTTCGCCCACGTCGGGGTGATCCGCGTCCTGGAACGGGAGAAGATCCCGATCGACATGATCGTGGGCACCAGCGTGGGCAGCCTCATCGGGGCGATCTACGCCGCGGGCGCGGCCGGCCCGAACCTGGAAAGGATCGCCCTCCAACTGGAGCGGGACGACCTGGTGGACTACTCCATCCTCGCGCTCAGGAAGGGACTGATCATCGGAGACCGGCTGGAGCGCTTCGTCTCGGAGAAGGTGGGCGTTTCGCGCATCGAGGATCTCAAGCTTCCCTTCGCGGCCGTCGCGACCGATATCCGGACCGGCGAGCGCGTCATCCTGGACCGCGGCCCTCTGGCGACCGCCGTGCATGCCAGTTGCGCGCTGCCGGCCGTCTTCCAGCCGGTCGAACTGGACGGGAAGCTTCTGGTCGACGGCGGCGTGCTGGAACCGCTTCCGGTGCCCACGGCCAAATTCCTCGGAGCGGACGTGACGATCGCGGTGGACGTCGGGACCCGGATCAAGAAGATCCAGTCCTCGGACGTCGTGACCGTCGTGATTCAGGCGCTCAGCATTTCGGGGGCCGAGATGCGGCGGCGCCACGCGCTGGAGGCCGACGTGTTGATCCATCCCGACGTCAACGGGGTCGGCGCCTTTGATTTCGCTCAAAAGGAACGCTGCGTGGAGGCCGGGGCGGCCGCCGCCCGCGAAGCCCTCCCCCGCATCCGCGAAGTTCTAAGCGCCCGCCGCATCCTCCCCCGCCGATCGTAAAAAAACGAAGGCCGGGTCTTGATGCAGACCCGGCCTTCCCTTATCGAGCCGACTACGGCTTGCGCGTCCGGTTTATCGCTGGAAGATCGGCCGCCGCCATTTGCTCGGTCCGCCCCCGTTTGAGTTCCGGGGCCGGAACGATCTTCGGGGCGCTTCTTCCTGAACCTCTCCGCGGCTCTCGAACCCGGTGATCGTCACCTGGGGGATCTTCGACCCGATCAGCCGCTCGATATCCCGGAGGTTGCCCCGTTCGTTCGGGGACATCAACGAGATGGCGTCGCCCGTCGCCTCGGCGCGGGCGGTCCTTCCGATCCGGTGGACATAATCCTCCGGTGAGTCCGGAAACTCGTAATTCACCACGTGCGAAATCCCCTTGACGTCCAGTCCGCGCGCGGCGATGTTCGTCGCGACCAGCACCTGGATCGCGCCTCTCCGGAAGTCGTCCAGCGTTCGGGTCCGCGCATTCTGGCTCTTGTTGCTGTGAAGGGCCGCCACCCGTTTTCCCTTTCCCTCGAGCTGGCGCGCCAGATGGTCCGCGCGGTGCTTCGTGCGCGTGAAGACGAGCACATGGTCCATCTTTTCCTTTTCAATCAGATGGAGAAGAAGGTCCCGCTTTCGCGAAGCGTCCACCGGATAGACCACCTGACGGACCCCGTCGGCCGGCGTCCCCTGCCGCGCGATCTGGATCATGACCGGGTGCTTCAAAATTTCATGCGAAAGCTTCCGGATCTCTTCCGGCATGGTGGCCGAGAAGAAAAGCGTCTGCCGCTGAAGCGGGAGATTCTTGATGATCGTCCGGACGTCCGGAATGAAGCCCATGTCGAGCATCCGGTCCGCCTCGTCGATCACCAACACCTCGAGGCTTCTGAAATTCAGATGGCCCTGCCGCATATGGTCCAGCAAGCGGCCCGGGGTCGCCACAAGGATGTCCGCCCCTTGACGGAGCGTCGTCGTCTGCCGATCGAGGTTCACGCCGCCGAAGACGACCGCGGTCCGCAGCCGCAGGAAGCGGCCGTAGGTCCGGACGCTTTCATACACCTGCGCCGCCAGCTCGCGCGTGGGAACGAGCACCAGCACGCGAAGCGACGGGGAACGTCCCTCGCGCAGCTTGTGCAGAATCGGCAGGGTGAAACCGGCCGTCTTGCCGGTTCCGGTCTGGGCGCAGCCGATCACGTCCTTTCCCTCCAGAACGGCCGGGATGGCCTGTTCCTGGATCGGGGTCGGGTTTTCATAATTTTTCGCCTTGACGGCGCGTAGAATTTCCGGGGCAAGCCCCATTTCTTCAAACGTCATTCTTTGTTACTCCTATCTATGGGACCGCAGTCCCGTGCATGATTGCGAACCGGCCGGCGGTTGTCAGGCCATGGCTCGTTCATACGAGTCCATGCCCGGCTGTGCCGGTCATTCGCCTTGATTGAAGAACCTTTAGAAGTATTGAAGGTCAATCGGTAAGAATGGATGGACCCGCTTCTGAGGAGGGATCGTATTCTCGCGGATACCGCCTCGTGGTTCGTCAAAACTGAATGACTATAACACAAAGGAATGGAATTAGCAAGCACTAATACAAACGACTTTAATCCTGTTCCATCGGCGGGTCCTGTCCTTCGGCAGCCCCATCCGTCCTCACTGCGTACTCTCCGATGTTTTATTCGGGGAATCACACGAAAGAGCCCTTGGCCTTTCCGTTGCGGGCGGACAGGGCGCCCCGCCTTCGGCCAC belongs to Nitrospiria bacterium and includes:
- a CDS encoding rhomboid family intramembrane serine protease, whose translation is MIPLHDDNPTETTPVAMIGIVAAATLVFFYQLTLGPQAGQRFVYQYGAIPGVIFGEASLPRGVTAVPAALSLITSMFLHGGFLHLIGNMLYLWIFGNNIEDAMGHVRFVFFYLICGVIAAMSHALADPASAAPMIGASGAISGVLGAYLLLYPRARVFVLIPLGFFFWRMYVPAGVVLIFWFVLQVISGTASVGGGGSAGGVAWFAHIGGFLAGMILIGFFKHPSVRFFNPPSRRSARSF
- a CDS encoding DEAD/DEAH box helicase gives rise to the protein MTFEEMGLAPEILRAVKAKNYENPTPIQEQAIPAVLEGKDVIGCAQTGTGKTAGFTLPILHKLREGRSPSLRVLVLVPTRELAAQVYESVRTYGRFLRLRTAVVFGGVNLDRQTTTLRQGADILVATPGRLLDHMRQGHLNFRSLEVLVIDEADRMLDMGFIPDVRTIIKNLPLQRQTLFFSATMPEEIRKLSHEILKHPVMIQIARQGTPADGVRQVVYPVDASRKRDLLLHLIEKEKMDHVLVFTRTKHRADHLARQLEGKGKRVAALHSNKSQNARTRTLDDFRRGAIQVLVATNIAARGLDVKGISHVVNYEFPDSPEDYVHRIGRTARAEATGDAISLMSPNERGNLRDIERLIGSKIPQVTITGFESRGEVQEEAPRRSFRPRNSNGGGPSKWRRPIFQR
- a CDS encoding patatin-like phospholipase family protein, whose amino-acid sequence is MRFWEKLRARLQGRPKSPPRVALVLGGGAARGFAHVGVIRVLEREKIPIDMIVGTSVGSLIGAIYAAGAAGPNLERIALQLERDDLVDYSILALRKGLIIGDRLERFVSEKVGVSRIEDLKLPFAAVATDIRTGERVILDRGPLATAVHASCALPAVFQPVELDGKLLVDGGVLEPLPVPTAKFLGADVTIAVDVGTRIKKIQSSDVVTVVIQALSISGAEMRRRHALEADVLIHPDVNGVGAFDFAQKERCVEAGAAAAREALPRIREVLSARRILPRRS